DNA sequence from the Cupriavidus sp. WKF15 genome:
TTGTCCAGTCAGGCTCGCCACAATCCGCTCCGCGGCGCGACCATCGCCGTAGGGATTGCTTCTGGCCACCAGTGACGCCCGGCGCGCGGGCTCTTCGAGCCAACGAATAACTTCCTGCTCAATGCTGATATCGGACCGCCCGGCCAACGTCGCATAGCCAGCATCGATACCTTCCATTCGCTCGGTTGCGTCGCGCATGACAACTGTAGGCACGCCAAACGTGGGGGCCTCCTCCTGGATCCCCCCAGAATCGCTAACAACCAGCACACTTCTACTGATCAGATAGAGACTGGTCGGATAGTCAACCGGGTCGAGCAGCACGAGATTCGCAATGCCCGACAACTCTTCGAGCACCGGCTTCCGAACCTTTGGGTTCAAGTGAACCGGGAACACCCACCGATGATCCGGATATCGTGCACAGAGGCGTCTGAGCATCCCGCAGATAGCGAGCAACACCTCTCCATGATTCTCCCGACGATGGCAGGTCACGAGAACCTGAGGGACTTCGCTCTCCAGCGCAGCAAGCTCTGCCGGCACCGGCGGTGGCGCTACGTCCCAGCTCCGGCGCACTGCGTTAATGGCGTCTACAACCGTATTGCCGGTCACAACAATCGTGTCATCGCGAACACCTTCGCGAAGAAGGCTCTCTCTCGCGCGCGCCGTCGGTGCGAAATGCAGCGTGGCAATGCGGCCAAGCAGACTTCGGTTCGCCTCTTCCGGAAACGGGCTCGCAAGGTCGCCGGTGCGCAAGCCTGCCTCCACGTGCCCGACCTTGACCCCATGATGGAAAGCTGCCAAGCCTGCGCATAGCGCCGTGGTCGTGTCTCCTTGCACGAGCACCCAATCCGGTTGCACTTGCTCCAATGCCCTATCAAACTGCTCCATCAGACGCGCAGTCAACGCATTCAGTGACTGACCGGGAACCATCGCGTCATACCGCAGATCGGCCTTGAGCGAAAAAAAAGACATAGCGTGCTCGAGCATCTCGCGGTGCTGGCCGCTGCTGCACACAATAGTGTCAACCAGCGGACGCAGAGCAGTAATCACCGGAGCAAGCTTGATGACTTCCGGGCGCGTGCCCACGACGACCATGACCTTCATGACAACCACAACTCCTTTGATACCTGCAAGCGATGGCCCTTGTATTCGACCGAGAGTTCGAGATCGCGGACACGCAACGGTGCTGCCGCGATGCTATAGCCATCGTCTTT
Encoded proteins:
- the wecB gene encoding UDP-N-acetylglucosamine 2-epimerase (non-hydrolyzing); the protein is MKVMVVVGTRPEVIKLAPVITALRPLVDTIVCSSGQHREMLEHAMSFFSLKADLRYDAMVPGQSLNALTARLMEQFDRALEQVQPDWVLVQGDTTTALCAGLAAFHHGVKVGHVEAGLRTGDLASPFPEEANRSLLGRIATLHFAPTARARESLLREGVRDDTIVVTGNTVVDAINAVRRSWDVAPPPVPAELAALESEVPQVLVTCHRRENHGEVLLAICGMLRRLCARYPDHRWVFPVHLNPKVRKPVLEELSGIANLVLLDPVDYPTSLYLISRSVLVVSDSGGIQEEAPTFGVPTVVMRDATERMEGIDAGYATLAGRSDISIEQEVIRWLEEPARRASLVARSNPYGDGRAAERIVASLTGQPMEAFLG